Part of the Nicotiana tabacum cultivar K326 chromosome 20, ASM71507v2, whole genome shotgun sequence genome, cctaaaacatcatacgaacttgcttgcacAATTAAATCGCCAAactaacacctaaaactacgaatttagcaccaaatcgaatgaaattttcaaaaaaactttaaaacttctaacttcacaactggacgtccgaatcacttCAGACCCACTCCGCtcctcaccaaattttacagacaagtcttaaatatcataaggAACCTGTATCGGGcttcggaactaaaatacggacctgaTACCAACGCGATCAAACATTAACCAAATTCTTGAAACCATTAGATTTTCATTCttttaattttcaacaaaaattcatatctcgagttagggacctccgaatttgattccaggcatacgcctaggtcccatatttcgatacggaTCCACCGGGACTGTTAAAATAtaagtccgggtccgtttaccaaaaatgttgaccgaagtcaactcaaatgaggtttttaagcaaaattccttatttttatcaactttcaacataaaaactttccggaaacacgcccggactgcgcacacaaatcaaggAGGAATAAAATAAGATTTTAAAGGCCCCGGAAcacagaatcgagttctaaaatataaaatgaccttttgggtcatcacaactacGAATCGGCCAATTTTTGCCCATTACCAACCAATATCAATCGATTTTGTTGGTCGATTTTGACTGAATTTCTAATAGTGTGTTATTCACAATAAAAAACTTAATCCAATGCAGTATCACAATTTAATAACATTACATAAAATTTCTTTACATTTCGTCTGTTtatgtatataagttaaactcttataaaataaataatataataagtatAATAAGTAGTATTCTTACTCACTAAATTAAAATTGTGAATTTTGCATCACAGCTTCGTCCCGACAAGGAAGGTCAAACTAATCTCCTGGTTTCAATACATTTGCTTTATTGACTTCTCAATTTTCTAATTTCGAAGATTTTATAATGTAGAAGAGACAATGAGACTACACCAGTTAGGCATGCGTCACTGTCAACTAAATTTCGATTAGAATTTGTTTAGTCaaagtttgaagttaaaaactTGTAATTTAGGTAGAAAGCTTAAATAAACAAGTTTGGTACTTTGAAAACATGCTAGACAGGtaaattataaatataaatatttatgtcAGAACAACCTAATAATTACTTCTTAATGTTGATATACTACATAACAAAGGAAGTTTATGAATATAACcaaacaagtttttttttaaaaaaaaacttgaaaattttctgaaaaaaagTTATATATACAATTAAACCAAATGCACTACTTTTTGCTTTTTGCTTTATTTGTAAGCCGTCTGTTTGGTGTTGActtcatttaaaaataaaaataaaaacttaaaataaaGTATACAGAAgaatttatttttttggattttaattattGGACTTTGTTCCCCGTCGTATAGTGGGGCATTTtcatctatacccgttttttgtgtcacgttttaacttgtgcccgctttgcaaaaaaaaattgcaagtgtacccgctttttcgcataacttcagcatacggggctgaagtagcaaaggcaatcacgcaaaacttcagcattctagtagctgggcctgaagttcagctctagaggtgaagtttttgttttgtaactggcgaagttcagctctagagctgaagtttttgttttgtagagctgaaatttttgttttgtaactggcgaagttcagctctagagctgaagtttttgttttgtaactggcgaacttcagctctagagctgaagtttttgtttttgtaactggcgaagtttttgttttgtaactggcgaacttcagctctagagctgaagtttttgttttgtaactatcgaactttagctctagaactgaagttttCTATTTTTGGGGGAGGAAGATTGACCTTTCAAATTCTATATTCTAAGTATGGAGATGGCCTCATTCATTTATTCTGAATCACCAgtgtttaattttcttaaacgCTCAGAGTTAGCAGCCAACCTCAGTTTGAAAGACCTTCATCTCCACTCTTGGTTTATACAATTTCTGATCTGGAATGAAGCTATTCTTACTCAATGTAATACAGGGTCAAGGTTGTTCATTTCTCTATTCAATTTACTTTCAACATtgttgcttaattatttaaaatctTGCCCATACGTTTGAGCTCATATCATTAAGTGGAAGCGTATTATCTTCTGTATCCAATTGTTGACAGATGAGATTTTTCACTGCTTTTATATCGTTGTGGGATGGCAAATATAATGTTTAATTTTTTTCATATGCTGATAGTTCAGTAAATATTAGTACAATAACGCTACTAGAATATATAGTAAGATGGCTTCTGAGGAATTGAGTGAAGCCACAGAAGGAGAGATATTGTTACATCAATGTTAAGTTCCGGAGAGATATGGAGATCATtgggagaaggaggaggagaaagggggctgaattTGTTTAAAAAATGGTAAGTTAAATGGGAgtgaccaaatagggcgccccgtaaATTTTTACTCGTATAGTCCATGGATACACAGAACCTAGGATTCATGATTAGGAAAGTGTTGAAAATGACCAGAAATATAGTTTGTTGCCGTCTGGAGCAGGTATTTAGAGTCTAACAAATATCTTCGGTTCATAATTTTTTTGCTGTACTTTCTCATGAATTTGAAATGAGATTAAGTAGAGCAATACTGATATATAGTCGATTAAATTATTCATAATTGAGGCATAATCGGTGCTCTTTTTGTTTTAATTGCCATACAGAGACAATCTATTATTTGAGTAGTAAATGTGGCCGTATTTATTGCTCTCAGTTTGAGTAATgtataaagtaaataattaaagATTTTTGCCGTAGGTTTAAAGTCACAGCTACAACATCTAGAAGATAGAATGATACTCCACTCTTACTTAATATCCTAATTCAGCTCTATCTATGTATCAAGACTTTTCCTCGAGTTAAAAGTAGCGTTTGGATatagatttggttgaaacttgaaaaacgaatttttaaaattatgctggaaaataatttttgaaggtTTAAGTTGTGTTTGGATATGCATTCTATTTGAAAACAAAAAACTTGAAGTTTTGTAAATAAAAAGATCACCTAAAACTGGTTTATTTTTGgaaacttgaattttttttttcaaaaaaattgatCATCTTCCatgaaacaaaatatttttgaaaaaaaacagtcaaaatctatggccaaTAGAAGCTTTGTTTTTAACTTAAGGAAAGAGACAGGATAGACATGGGCAGGATGGCGAGGAGAAtggaaagagagagaaaaagagggTGATAGGATAGGCAAaaaacattaggaacacaaattaTTAATGGGGCATTCCGAGAATTGAACTCGGGACCTCTCGCACCCTAAGCGAGAATCATACCACTAGACCAAATGCCCTTGCTGACACTGCACTTTAGTTCATCTTTTCTTATCACTACTATTTTGAGATAGAAAATTTTTCTAATCCAAATGTAGTTTTGGCAGTTCTAACAGATTTAGAACTCCATTTTCAGATTAGTAGCCCatgtttcacataaaaacttaCTTGCACTTCCCTTGGGCTTGATTCCGTTCAACCATCAAGAAAGAAGCAAGCCTTTTTTTTACCGGGGTTCCCTCTTTATGGCTAAAATCAAATGCCAACGTGCTTGAAACATAAAGTTCGAAGTGGGATCTAGCCTTTGGGCTTAGTTCAGAGTTCTGCCTTCTAGGCTTCTTCCTTAATAAGGAAAAGCCTTTACGCGGGTatgaatcaaataaaaaaaagtgaATCCGGATCCTTCGCCACCTTCTCTCCTTGGTTCTGAGATTGTAAGGATTTCTGCCCTCTTTCTCTTCAAATTAAACCGGCATACTGAAATCGATTGCACTAAGGAGCTTCGATTTTGCTGAAAGAAGGACTTCGTTGAAAACTTTAAAGGACActctgtgtgtgtatatatatatatttcttgctCGCCAACGAATAAAAGTGAGTCTTTCCTTCTTTCACCTCTGACAGTTAAGCTCCTCATATGATATACGTACAAGGTTTTGACACAATTACGTGGAAAATTAGCAAATAGCATATCAAGAATATAGCAGTGTTTCCCTGTCAAAAGAGCGGTATAAACTTGATGCTGAGTAGTACAGAATAGAACATACGAATAAACCAATACATTGTATCATTCTCCGTGTGATGTACCAGAAAAAATATACTTCGAAGCTCTCAACAGACGAGCCTAAACAGTATACCCCCTAAAACTCCTGGCGTGGCACACCCTCTTGCAAAAAGTTTCCAAGTAGCCTTTGGTCAAGAACCATGTTGGGCACCTGAAATCATATTTTGTAAGCACAAAGTACTATAAACTCAAGAAAGGGGATTACTGGAGATGAATCTTATAAGATAATGAGCCTTGCCTTGTTGCCGAAGAAGATCTTGGAGTTGTTGGCTATAGCTTCAATGAATCGCAGCTCAAGAAATTCTGGAGTAAGCTTCAGCTTGTTTGCTTCTGCTTCTTTCATTGTTCTGAAAAATCCCAGATTGGTTAGTATACTCTTCAATGGGAGAAATTATCTACTGTCTGACAGAATCTGTGTTTTAATAACAGTAGTATCCGAGCTATTTTACGTGACCTCAACTATCCCACCCGCTACCCAGTACCTCGCACTCAGTGTTAAAAATAGCGTGAAGCAAGGAAAAGCGACAACCCCCATTTCACGAATAGGGAGAAGCGATGCGCCTgcttttttgaagtgaagcggaatttaaaaaaaaaaattaaaataaatatggcATAGACAACACATGTAATTGTAAGCAAATGTTCAATACTTGAATTAAAAAGCTAAAGAGTAGCATCAAATTAGACATCTAATGGCCATCTTGTTGGTCTCGCTAACTCTTGCCGAGTAAGCCCAAGCCGGGTCTTTCCTATCTTCTTTTGGCACCATTAAAATATCAACTACATAACACATAAGAACtaagaataaaaaatatataatttggcAAAAATTGGGCAGAATCTGGGCAGAATTTGGGCAGAGGGGCAGAAATTTTCTGGAAAAAATTCGCCAGCATTTCAACGCTTTTTGGACGTTTagatttagaaagaaaaagaaaaagaaaaagaaaaaggagaagaagaatgaaaataaaaacATACCTGTTGAAATCGTTGGTTTTTTGAGGAAGAAAGGGCtggtttaaaaccctaggttGCTGCTGAAGAATGACTAAAACAGAAGACTCACTCGATTTGGTTCTTTTAATTGAAAAAGACTCGTTTGGGCTGTTTATTTCAAGAAGCGATCGCTTCTTCCGCTTTTCCCGCTTCCCGCTTTTTTGGTAGAAGCGACCGCTTTTCTGTAGCTGAGTCGCTTTTAGTACAGGTAGCGACACACCCGGCGCTCCGCTTCGCTTAAAGCGAGGAAGCGGTCGCTTTTTTGAACACTGCTCGCACTAGGACAGATACTGCGTAACTCTACCCGCCGAGGCTTAGGTAAATAGAAAGAAAAAGCCTAGTGCTTTTTGCCTCTGCCGAGATTTGATCTTGGTGATCTCATAGTTTTGATCCCACTTCATTGACTGTTAGGCCTCATCCTTGAGTGCTTTCTGACATAAACTATACAGGAGATAAGTTTAAAGAATTCACCGATAGTAAGCTGCATCTGACAGGCTCTTTTCACGAGCTAGGTACATTGAATTTGCAATTTCCTCTTGCTTCCTTGCACTATCTTTTTCCATCAACTTCTGTTCCATCTGAATCTTACTAACATGAGCATTTCTTTCAGCTTCACTAATTGCTATCTTTTTCTGTGTCTCTGCTTCCTTCTCAGCAACTCTCTGTCTCTCTACTGCAATCAAGACCTGTAACACATGATTGATGCATGAATGGTTACCAATTAAGTCGCTGTTAATCCCTGAGCAATAATGGCACATTGTGAAATACATTGATTGTCAGGTATTCAATAGTTGCTATTATGATGATAGGTTGAGAGAAATGTTCACTCATAAACCAGCCCTTTTATGCATGTACTTTGACACAATAATGCAAAGACAGATCTTGAAGTCCTTTTGTTTCCAATACACCAAAATCTTCAGTTCGGCcaaagataagacaaaaagaaAATGCAGAGTTCGGCCAAAGATAATACAAAAACAAAATGTAGAGTTCTCCACTTAATACCTTGGTGCGCTCCTGTTCCATGTTCTCAAAATTTCGTCTTATGCTTTCTGGGATGGAAGGTTTTGTAATACGCACACTGAGAATCTCAATACCGGGAGCATATCGTGTGCAGTCGGCCTGAAGAGCATCTTTCATTTTTTCATCGATCTGAAAATGTTTGGCAGGCACCTCGTCAAGACTATTAACAATAACTTCCGCTAAATTAACTTTGCGAATTTTTGTTTTAGAACTGATGTAAGTAATCAGCCATATTTCTCGCCTTACAAGGTATGTCACGGAGTTTAAGCACGAAATAGAGCATGTCTAAGTGAGAAAAGCATGACTGGCAGGTTAAAACCAGAACAGTTAGAAGACAGCTTAATCCTTATGCTAGCCAGGGAAACTCGCAAAAGTGACAATCTGTGGATGAAGATATTACTGGACGCATTGAACAGCACAAACAccagaaagaaacaaaaaaggcATAGTTCATAAATGTTGACTACAACTGGCAGACCAATCTGTCTATAGAGGCCAAGAAGATTCTTACCTGATCAAACATGTCAATATAAACTTGTTGAAGGCTGTGACCACTGCAGAACTGATTGATCTCATGGTGGATCTTGTCATATATCCATGTATTATCATAATTGACCCCATAATTCAGCAGAGTATCATATACGTGATCCTTACGAAGGCGATTAACAACCTGAAAGCACATGAAACAAAAAGATGAACAATGCATTCCTGCATATAGCATAACTACAAGGCAGATGGTTTACTTCTATTTTGTCAAAGTTGATCATCACGCCTCCTTTGGTCCCACAAGGAATATCCCTAACCTGCATTAGCACATGATCCAGAGccatcactcaaagaatcatacTTGCTAGAAATTTTGAGATAGAAAACCTTAAAAAGGTATAACAAAAGAGAGATCAACATTACCAAATCTGTTTGAAGAGTAACTTGAATGGGTTCAAACTGAGTTATAAAGGGAAGTTTCAAATGAAAACCTGCACACTCAAACATACATGTTTGATCAACAATAGACTTCAAAATAAGGATACACCCCAATAAAATGCAAATGATCAGCTAGCTAAAGCACCACATATAACCTGGATCAGTTATGGTGTTCAAAAGAGCACCTCCTCTCCAGTAGACTCCAACATGACCTTCCGGCACTTGATGTAAAATGGATAAACTATTATTTAATGTTGACATAGAAGGAGCCACAATCTGCACTTGAAGAAGAAGATCGTTTCTAATAAATCATATCCCCAACATACAAGTCACAGTTATTATACTTAAGTCCTATTACCAAGTTACTCAATAGCATAATGCAATACAAGTTGAGGATCGTTTACCAAAGCATTAGACCATTGCCAATATTTCAGTGTCAAACAATTGGCAGGTGAAATCCAAGACAGTTATAtctaaaaacaatgtccaagacAGTTATATCTAAAAACAATCAAACAACAAAAGTTTTACCAGAAAGGCGactcttaatttttttttgggggtgTGACGACCAATTAAAACACTAGAGAAGTACGACACTAATCCTTGAACATTTTAACAAGATAGAACCCCAGTCAAAACTGAAAGAAGCACACCAGCTGCTGAGCATTCATGCAGCAAACCATTATCCTGTTTGTGAATGTCGTCTTAAACAACCAACTCAATCACAAATACTCTAAATGTGTGCAAAAATTTATCATGTAATGAAGACAGCTTCCAAGCTTCCATTATGTTGATTAATCAACAGCTTTCAGCTTATATACCCTGGATACATCGAATCATGGAGAAGAGTGTCCTCCCCTTACTGCATTAGCTAGGTAACTCCTTTTCTTAATTATGAAATCAAAGTGGGTACGGAGTAGGGGCATCGCTAATAGCATTTGATGAATCTTACACCCCTAATTCCATTAAGCTCCACTTTTAAGGGACTAACAATACCATAGAAGATGTAGCATGAAACAACGGATATATGATTGCCCCAATCCCAGGAATACCAGAAATTGTATGTGAAAGCTAGTAGGAGGAATATAGGTAAAACTCTCATGCTTGTACAAAAGGGTTCCTGTGAGCTGTTAATAATCATTCTCAAAGTCAATAGTAATAATTACTGACAGGAGAACCATGAAGATCAGACATGATGAACGACCATTTCTCCATCTATATATCTGAAGGGAAGTAACAATCCCAAAGGAAACGGAAGTGTTAATCATCTAACCATTTCTTTTTTGAAGTGTCAATTATCTATCCATATATTTTTAAGTCACAAGAATGGCAGGCAAGTTACAAATATCAAGACAATGTAATCTGATATATTCAATGAGACAATTACGTAACAGAGTTCAGTTATGGATTACCTCTAAATATGTCAGGGATACGGTAATATACTTTTTGCTGCAAAAgcaagaatttggaaatttttacCAGGAACAATTAGGAAATAAATTTATTGACCATAAGGTTTTTGCACAAGAGGACTatcattattttaatattttgaccaTTTATAAAACAtgctttttaaaataaaataaatatctagAAGAATATGACTGTAAACTAACACCAAATGTTTTGA contains:
- the LOC107768286 gene encoding uncharacterized protein LOC107768286, with protein sequence MDAQQQQRQQGAPQIPRPGAGAGAGGGDFTPILTVLVSFIAIFVLIVAPSMSTLNNSLSILHQVPEGHVGVYWRGGALLNTITDPGFHLKLPFITQFEPIQVTLQTDLVRDIPCGTKGGVMINFDKIEVVNRLRKDHVYDTLLNYGVNYDNTWIYDKIHHEINQFCSGHSLQQVYIDMFDQIDEKMKDALQADCTRYAPGIEILSVRITKPSIPESIRRNFENMEQERTKVLIAVERQRVAEKEAETQKKIAISEAERNAHVSKIQMEQKLMEKDSARKQEEIANSMYLAREKSLSDAAYYRTMKEAEANKLKLTPEFLELRFIEAIANNSKIFFGNKVPNMVLDQRLLGNFLQEGVPRQEF